The Natrinema salaciae genome includes a window with the following:
- a CDS encoding helix-turn-helix domain-containing protein, which translates to MSSDDTDETPVDADEADESLERPDDVVETEAGRNPAVEELDQRIVDLLSWILDTETSAKIYVFLLANPGSTSEEVAKGTGLYPSTVREALAELHEDDRVTREKRANEGAGNNPYEYTAIQPSDLVGGVVDQVQRELNTIFTLDRVLDREGDRESGTELEDDVEPVKITVDDTTPTADDEPEPAGEVDEDPDTDTDIDTDADADVIEFDDDVQIDTVETESDESDDANSDDDAGGRGIDE; encoded by the coding sequence ATGAGTTCCGACGACACTGACGAGACTCCGGTCGACGCGGACGAGGCAGACGAATCGCTCGAGCGACCGGACGACGTCGTCGAGACCGAAGCCGGTCGAAATCCGGCGGTCGAGGAGCTCGATCAGCGGATCGTGGACCTGCTCTCGTGGATCCTCGATACGGAGACCAGCGCGAAGATCTACGTCTTCCTGCTGGCCAATCCCGGGAGCACCTCCGAGGAGGTCGCGAAGGGGACCGGCCTCTATCCCAGCACCGTCCGCGAAGCGCTCGCGGAGCTCCACGAGGACGATCGCGTCACGCGGGAGAAGCGCGCCAACGAGGGGGCCGGCAACAACCCCTACGAGTACACGGCGATCCAGCCCAGCGACCTCGTCGGCGGCGTCGTCGATCAGGTCCAGCGGGAGCTGAACACCATCTTCACGCTCGATCGCGTCCTCGACCGCGAGGGCGACCGCGAGTCCGGGACCGAACTCGAAGACGACGTCGAGCCGGTGAAGATCACCGTCGACGACACGACACCGACGGCCGACGACGAGCCCGAGCCGGCGGGCGAGGTGGACGAGGACCCGGATACCGATACCGACATCGACACCGACGCCGACGCCGACGTCATCGAGTTCGACGACGACGTACAGATCGACACCGTCGAGACGGAGTCGGACGAGAGCGACGACGCGAACAGCGACGACGACGCTGGCGGACGCGGTATCGACGAGTGA
- a CDS encoding glutamate--cysteine ligase: MERGSRESFTRMGTLGIEEECFVVDDDGRPTSGTDELVYEHDPPAILEGRLDHELFKFVIETQTPLIESPAGARDSLLAIREALVEHAEAHGYRIAAAGLHPLAKWQELEHAEKPRYRAQLDRIQYPQHRNTTAGVHVHVGVDDADKAVWIANELRWYVPIMLALSANSPYWNGFDTGLQSARAKIFEALPNTGMPTHFEDFEAFDRFERRMLETESINDRGELWYDVRPHTAHGTVELRTPDGQADPEVVLAFVEYAHALVEALAEAYEDGASGHRHRRELLDENKWRAIRYGQDAAFIDRELEGTVDLGELVDRECERLGIDGIKRVYERESGADRQRRLLEEEGPDALCESLFLQTE, from the coding sequence ATGGAACGCGGGTCCCGGGAATCGTTTACGCGCATGGGTACGCTGGGGATCGAAGAGGAGTGTTTCGTCGTCGACGATGACGGCCGCCCAACCAGCGGGACCGACGAACTCGTCTACGAACACGATCCCCCGGCGATCCTCGAGGGCCGGCTGGACCACGAGCTGTTCAAGTTCGTCATCGAGACACAGACGCCGCTGATCGAATCGCCCGCGGGCGCTCGCGACTCCCTCCTCGCGATCCGCGAGGCGCTGGTCGAGCACGCCGAGGCCCACGGCTACCGGATCGCGGCCGCCGGCCTCCACCCGCTCGCGAAGTGGCAGGAACTCGAGCACGCGGAGAAACCCCGCTATCGCGCCCAGCTCGACCGCATTCAGTATCCGCAACACCGGAACACGACCGCGGGGGTTCACGTCCACGTCGGCGTCGACGACGCCGACAAGGCGGTCTGGATCGCCAACGAACTGCGCTGGTACGTGCCGATCATGCTCGCGCTGTCGGCGAACTCGCCGTACTGGAACGGGTTCGACACCGGGCTCCAGTCCGCCCGCGCGAAGATCTTCGAGGCGCTGCCAAACACCGGGATGCCGACCCACTTCGAGGACTTCGAGGCGTTCGACCGGTTCGAGCGCCGGATGCTCGAGACCGAGTCGATCAACGACCGGGGCGAACTCTGGTACGACGTGCGCCCACACACCGCACACGGCACGGTCGAACTGCGGACGCCGGACGGCCAGGCTGATCCGGAGGTCGTGCTGGCGTTCGTCGAGTACGCCCACGCCCTCGTCGAGGCGCTGGCCGAGGCCTACGAGGACGGGGCGAGCGGGCACCGCCACCGCCGGGAACTGCTCGACGAGAACAAGTGGCGTGCCATCCGCTACGGCCAGGACGCCGCCTTCATCGACCGCGAACTCGAGGGGACCGTCGACCTCGGCGAACTCGTCGACCGCGAGTGCGAGCGGCTGGGAATCGACGGGATCAAGCGGGTCTACGAGCGCGAAAGCGGCGCGGATCGACAGCGCCGCCTGCTCGAGGAGGAGGGTCCCGACGCGCTCTGCGAGTCGCTGTTCCTGCAGACGGAGTGA
- a CDS encoding fatty acid--CoA ligase, whose product MSEHPTIGDTLEQTVDRHPERDAIVYPRKDQRWTYAEFDERVSRLANALLEAGIEKGDRVATVLYNGSEMALTVYACAKIGAVFTPLNFRLPAGEIEYIVTDAEAEMVLFESATAEAIAGARPTLETVDEYVFIDDDREAVPDYASGFYDLLESGAADRPDVRVDEDDVYAFIYTSGTTGRPKGVVHEHRDMVEHNLLCIAEGKMTRDDVGLSVMPLYHCAELHCNLFPRIHRGATSVIHHEFDPAAALEAVENHGVTLLFAAPTAWNALSMTAAETDVDTSSLRLGLYGAAPMPEQVLENCMEHLCEDYLQAYGMTEIGPAGVFQPPEDQLSKQGTAGLPGLNHELRIVEPDAPPDREVEPGEIGEILIASPCTMREYWNRPEATERSLREADGTTWYYTGDLGYRDEDGYLTVVDRKDDMIVSGGENIYPAEVEDVLFAHDAVEEAAVVGEPDEEWGELVVAYVVADDGIGATELDSFLLESDRLADFKRPRTYYFVDELPKNPSGKIQKFTLREEAANLEPEAETVAS is encoded by the coding sequence ATGTCAGAGCATCCCACGATCGGTGACACGCTCGAGCAGACGGTCGATCGCCACCCCGAACGCGACGCGATCGTCTATCCGCGCAAGGACCAGCGGTGGACCTACGCCGAGTTCGACGAGCGAGTGAGCCGGCTGGCGAACGCCCTGCTCGAGGCAGGGATCGAGAAGGGAGATCGCGTCGCGACGGTGCTGTACAACGGGTCGGAGATGGCGCTCACCGTCTACGCGTGCGCGAAGATCGGAGCCGTCTTCACCCCGCTCAACTTCCGATTGCCGGCGGGCGAGATCGAGTACATCGTCACCGACGCCGAAGCCGAGATGGTGCTCTTCGAGTCCGCGACGGCGGAGGCGATCGCGGGGGCCCGCCCCACCCTCGAGACGGTCGACGAGTACGTGTTCATCGACGACGACCGCGAGGCGGTCCCGGACTACGCGAGCGGGTTCTACGACCTGCTCGAGTCGGGGGCCGCCGACCGGCCCGACGTCCGCGTCGACGAAGACGACGTCTACGCCTTCATCTACACGTCGGGAACGACGGGCCGGCCGAAGGGGGTCGTCCACGAACACCGGGACATGGTGGAGCACAACCTGCTGTGTATCGCGGAGGGGAAGATGACGCGGGACGACGTCGGGCTGTCGGTGATGCCGCTGTATCACTGCGCCGAACTCCACTGTAACCTCTTCCCCCGGATCCACCGCGGTGCGACCAGCGTCATCCACCACGAGTTCGACCCCGCGGCCGCACTCGAGGCGGTCGAAAACCACGGCGTCACGCTCCTCTTCGCGGCACCGACCGCGTGGAACGCGCTGTCGATGACCGCCGCCGAGACGGACGTCGACACCTCCTCGCTCCGCCTCGGGCTGTACGGAGCGGCCCCGATGCCGGAACAGGTCCTCGAGAACTGCATGGAGCACCTCTGCGAGGACTACCTGCAGGCCTACGGGATGACCGAAATCGGTCCCGCCGGCGTCTTCCAGCCGCCCGAAGATCAGCTCTCGAAACAGGGAACGGCCGGTCTGCCCGGGCTCAATCACGAACTACGCATCGTCGAGCCCGACGCGCCGCCGGATCGCGAGGTCGAGCCGGGCGAGATCGGCGAGATTCTGATCGCCAGCCCGTGTACGATGCGGGAGTACTGGAACCGGCCCGAGGCGACCGAGCGATCGCTGCGCGAGGCCGACGGCACGACGTGGTACTACACGGGCGATCTGGGCTACCGCGACGAGGACGGCTACCTCACCGTCGTCGACCGGAAGGACGACATGATCGTCAGCGGGGGCGAGAACATCTATCCGGCCGAGGTCGAGGACGTGCTGTTCGCACACGACGCCGTCGAAGAGGCGGCCGTCGTCGGCGAACCCGACGAAGAGTGGGGCGAACTGGTCGTCGCGTACGTCGTCGCCGACGACGGCATCGGCGCGACCGAACTGGACTCGTTCCTCCTCGAGAGTGACCGGCTCGCCGACTTCAAGCGACCGCGGACCTACTACTTCGTCGACGAGCTTCCCAAGAACCCCAGCGGGAAGATCCAGAAGTTCACGCTCCGCGAGGAGGCGGCGAACCTCGAGCCCGAGGCCGAAACCGTCGCGTCCTGA